One Halobaculum sp. CBA1158 DNA segment encodes these proteins:
- a CDS encoding ribbon-helix-helix domain-containing protein: protein MPKVEITVPEHLEMQIAQMVEQGEFVNREEAIEELVSTGMKAYKTSGPQDSDTDPDFEDDGMMGHEDEYVF, encoded by the coding sequence ATGCCGAAAGTCGAGATCACGGTCCCGGAGCACCTGGAGATGCAGATCGCCCAGATGGTCGAACAGGGCGAGTTCGTCAATCGCGAGGAGGCGATAGAGGAACTGGTATCGACCGGGATGAAGGCGTACAAGACGAGTGGACCGCAGGACAGCGACACGGATCCGGACTTCGAGGACGACGGAATGATGGGCCACGAGGACGAGTACGTTTTCTGA
- a CDS encoding isochorismate synthase, with protein sequence MNPPDGEAGAALAPDADAALVSRSCEVSDVSFGSFLAAGDRHRVHWAAPDGLEVAGGGAAARLVADGPDRFETLREDAETLFATVDHEGPAATRPRVFGGLSFGSDHDADGVWAGFPAASFTLPAIQLTRADDATHLTVTRHGPDADADDAELALATARERLEDLPMMRPHGEKPGVVDTEWLVDRDAWTAQVASVIDRIREGDLRKVVLATALRVDLTDDVDIPDTLGRLRRTYPECYRFLVQPTDGNGFFGPPPERLVRREGEVVETEALAGSVPRGDTPEADAEHARSLLESEKLQHEQRLVVDTICEQLDAFGTVGEGEQGVRKLTNIQHLETPITAVLDDDTHVLELVEALHPTPAVGGLPLDLALETIRETETWDRGWYASPVGWFDAAGDGEFAVGIRSGVAGGREATLFAGNGIVGDSDPADEWDELQPKVRPIMDELERET encoded by the coding sequence ATGAATCCGCCGGACGGCGAGGCCGGGGCCGCGCTCGCCCCCGACGCGGACGCGGCGCTGGTGAGTCGCAGCTGTGAGGTGTCGGACGTGTCGTTCGGCTCCTTCCTCGCCGCGGGCGACCGCCACCGGGTCCATTGGGCCGCCCCGGACGGACTGGAAGTCGCCGGCGGCGGCGCGGCCGCGCGGCTGGTCGCCGACGGCCCCGACCGCTTCGAGACGCTCCGCGAGGACGCCGAGACGCTGTTCGCGACGGTCGATCACGAGGGCCCCGCGGCGACGCGACCGCGCGTGTTCGGCGGGCTCTCGTTCGGCTCCGATCACGACGCCGACGGCGTCTGGGCTGGCTTTCCCGCCGCGTCGTTCACCCTCCCGGCGATCCAGCTCACTCGCGCGGACGACGCCACCCACCTCACGGTCACGCGCCACGGCCCCGACGCAGACGCCGACGACGCCGAGTTGGCGCTCGCGACCGCCCGCGAGCGCCTCGAGGACCTCCCGATGATGCGCCCGCATGGCGAGAAACCGGGCGTCGTCGACACCGAGTGGCTCGTCGACCGCGACGCCTGGACGGCCCAGGTCGCGAGCGTGATCGACCGCATCCGCGAGGGCGACCTCCGGAAGGTGGTGTTGGCGACGGCGCTTCGGGTCGACCTCACCGACGACGTCGACATTCCCGACACGCTGGGTCGGCTGCGGCGCACCTACCCCGAGTGCTACCGCTTTCTCGTCCAGCCGACCGACGGCAACGGGTTCTTCGGGCCGCCGCCCGAGCGGCTCGTCCGCCGCGAGGGCGAGGTCGTCGAGACGGAGGCGCTCGCGGGGTCGGTGCCCCGCGGCGACACCCCGGAAGCGGACGCAGAGCACGCCCGCTCGCTGCTGGAGTCCGAGAAGCTCCAGCACGAACAGCGGCTCGTCGTCGACACCATCTGCGAGCAGTTGGACGCGTTCGGCACCGTCGGCGAGGGCGAACAGGGCGTCCGCAAGCTGACCAACATCCAGCACCTCGAGACGCCGATCACCGCCGTCCTCGACGACGACACGCACGTCCTCGAACTCGTGGAGGCGCTCCACCCGACGCCCGCGGTCGGCGGCCTCCCGCTGGATCTGGCGCTGGAGACCATCCGCGAGACGGAGACGTGGGACCGCGGGTGGTACGCCTCCCCCGTCGGCTGGTTCGACGCCGCCGGCGACGGCGAGTTCGCGGTCGGCATCCGCTCGGGCGTCGCCGGCGGCCGCGAGGCGACGCTGTTCGCCGGAAACGGAATCGTCGGCGACTCCGACCCCGCCGACGAGTGGGACGAGCTCCAGCCGAAGGTGCGGCCGATCATGGACGAACTGGAGCGTGAGACGTGA
- a CDS encoding UPF0058 family protein codes for MHKDELLELHEQMVTIMENFAAREGVDEELFEPYHELSVDPSHVHKSKSEHKHAVFVLGNALASAMSEDEFSNAGRVGKRMEELADDAESKL; via the coding sequence ATGCACAAGGACGAACTCCTCGAACTCCACGAGCAGATGGTCACCATCATGGAGAACTTCGCCGCGCGAGAGGGCGTCGACGAGGAGCTGTTCGAGCCGTACCACGAGCTGAGCGTCGACCCCTCGCACGTCCACAAGTCGAAGAGCGAACACAAACACGCGGTGTTCGTCCTCGGCAACGCGCTCGCGAGCGCCATGTCCGAGGACGAGTTCTCCAACGCCGGCCGCGTCGGCAAGCGCATGGAGGAGCTCGCGGACGACGCCGAGTCCAAGCTCTGA
- a CDS encoding DUF4112 domain-containing protein, with translation MGDPEATALADRPAESLVSTPGAVRRLRRARRLAHLLDDAVRLPVIRYRVGVDAIAGLLPVAGDLFAAFLSLLVVWEAFRLGARRRTLAVMLVSVGVDFVVGSVPVVGDVLDAVVKLNRRNVRLLERDLARRA, from the coding sequence ATGGGAGATCCGGAGGCGACCGCGCTCGCCGACCGACCGGCGGAGTCGTTGGTGTCGACGCCGGGGGCCGTCCGTCGCCTGCGGCGCGCCCGCCGCCTCGCTCACCTGCTCGACGACGCGGTTCGACTCCCCGTCATCCGCTACCGCGTCGGCGTCGACGCGATCGCGGGACTGCTCCCCGTCGCCGGCGACCTCTTTGCGGCCTTCCTCTCGCTTCTCGTCGTCTGGGAGGCGTTCCGACTCGGCGCGCGCCGACGGACGCTCGCGGTGATGCTCGTCTCCGTCGGCGTCGACTTCGTCGTCGGCTCCGTCCCCGTCGTCGGCGACGTGCTCGACGCGGTCGTGAAGCTCAATCGCCGTAACGTCCGACTGCTCGAACGGGATCTGGCGCGACGGGCGTAA
- a CDS encoding sulfite oxidase-like oxidoreductase: protein MSSEPSDHTDLYEEFSDERLPPGQRKTDRFPVLSKSGTPDWHREDWRFEVWGAVEEELTFDYDEFRDLPAETQRQDFHCVTGWSKFDCEFTGVTFPQLAELAGVRDEAEWVMFHALDGYTTDLPLSECDREEVMFVYDYDGERLPDDHGGPLRVVTPHKYAYKGAKWVTGVEFLTEPERGYWEKRGYSDTANPWDEERYS, encoded by the coding sequence ATGAGCAGCGAGCCGTCCGATCACACGGATCTGTACGAGGAGTTTTCGGACGAGCGACTCCCGCCGGGGCAGCGCAAGACCGACCGGTTTCCGGTGTTGTCGAAGTCGGGGACGCCCGACTGGCACCGCGAGGACTGGCGCTTCGAGGTGTGGGGGGCCGTCGAGGAGGAGTTGACGTTCGACTACGACGAGTTCCGCGACCTGCCCGCCGAGACGCAGCGGCAGGACTTCCATTGCGTCACCGGCTGGTCGAAGTTCGACTGCGAGTTCACCGGCGTCACGTTCCCGCAGTTGGCCGAGCTCGCCGGCGTCCGCGACGAGGCCGAGTGGGTCATGTTCCACGCGCTCGACGGCTACACGACCGACCTCCCGCTCTCGGAGTGCGACCGCGAGGAGGTCATGTTCGTCTACGACTACGACGGCGAGCGGCTGCCGGACGACCACGGGGGGCCGCTGCGGGTCGTCACGCCCCACAAGTACGCATATAAGGGTGCGAAGTGGGTGACCGGCGTCGAGTTCCTCACCGAACCCGAGCGTGGGTACTGGGAGAAGCGGGGGTACTCGGACACCGCGAACCCGTGGGACGAAGAGCGGTACAGCTAG